The following coding sequences lie in one Vibrio spartinae genomic window:
- a CDS encoding GNAT family N-acetyltransferase/peptidase C39 family protein, with the protein MDIRHANHTDLSALNALEQQLFTGDKISPRQMRRFLKSVHAAIFVAESGAQLAGYALLLFHQGTQLSRLYSIAVNPDFRGRGIAQQLMEQCEHAALDQGACTLRLEVRDDNRAALKLYEKMGYKLLRMLVHYYDDQCDGIRMQKRLDPHEPRLEVPVPLYVQTTPFTCGAACLLMSFARFEPETELTRTHELQLWREATTIYMTSGHGGCSGHGLALAAARRGFEVELWSRSSTVPFIDGVRDLNKKSVIELVHQDFCQQLAGYSNVAVTDMPPTQAQFECWLEQGAGVLLLISTYRFTGNKEPHWILLSGMSEHFFFIHDPHVDHQSEVVAAAYIPVGKAVLTQIIGYGKQKQTSCVVIRKGKA; encoded by the coding sequence ATGGACATTCGTCATGCGAACCACACTGATCTTTCTGCGCTAAATGCACTAGAGCAACAGCTTTTCACCGGAGACAAAATCTCACCACGTCAAATGCGGCGGTTTCTGAAATCGGTACATGCTGCCATTTTTGTTGCCGAATCCGGCGCTCAACTGGCTGGCTATGCTTTACTTCTGTTTCACCAAGGTACACAGCTATCAAGGTTGTATTCGATTGCCGTAAACCCTGACTTCAGAGGCCGGGGCATTGCCCAACAACTCATGGAGCAATGTGAGCATGCAGCTCTTGATCAAGGTGCTTGTACATTACGACTAGAAGTTCGGGATGACAATAGGGCCGCATTAAAATTATATGAAAAAATGGGCTATAAACTACTCAGAATGCTGGTCCATTATTACGATGACCAATGTGACGGGATTCGGATGCAAAAACGGCTCGATCCGCATGAGCCTCGCTTGGAAGTGCCCGTACCGCTGTATGTCCAGACGACCCCGTTTACATGTGGTGCCGCCTGTCTGTTGATGAGCTTTGCGCGCTTTGAGCCTGAAACCGAACTGACCCGTACCCATGAGCTACAGTTATGGCGAGAAGCAACCACGATCTACATGACATCCGGACATGGCGGGTGTAGCGGACACGGTCTGGCGTTGGCTGCGGCACGGCGAGGCTTTGAGGTTGAGCTGTGGAGTCGTTCTTCAACGGTGCCATTTATTGATGGTGTGCGGGACCTGAATAAAAAGTCGGTGATTGAATTAGTTCATCAGGATTTTTGTCAACAGTTGGCAGGGTATTCGAATGTTGCGGTGACGGATATGCCGCCGACACAAGCTCAGTTTGAGTGTTGGTTGGAACAGGGCGCGGGTGTTTTATTGCTGATCAGCACATATCGGTTTACGGGGAACAAAGAACCGCACTGGATCTTACTCAGTGGCATGAGTGAACACTTTTTCTTTATTCATGATCCACATGTTGATCATCAGTCTGAGGTCGTTGCAGCCGCTTACATTCCGGTCGGCAAAGCGGTTCTCACTCAAATCATTGGCTATGGCAAACAGAAGCAGACATCTTGTGTGGTGATCCGCAAGGGCAAAGCGTGA
- a CDS encoding RimK family protein: MANLFIVTDHTDDWHQYFPSDQVINVQNYLNTNWKPTHKSIQVVNLCRSYDYMSSGYYCSLMAEARGHRVIPRVMAINDIHQPFLHSSNLLKLNKLYPSEHALQCKIYFGRTPQKGLEKLARHLFEQFMIPVIHLELSRHNQQWHIKSIQPFPFQDLTDPEQDFFIESLEKFSRKVWKNPKQNKASRYDLAMLIDPEEKMPPSDKAALKRFQKAAQRLGMNLETITTEHLSRLGEFDGLFIRATTNISNETYRFAKTAEKMGLVVMDDSESIMKCTNKVFLTELLQRNRIPAPKSVIVQSFDPDWQEKLLSELSFPMVLKIPDGAFSRGVIKVTDIDSLNQEAALLFEKSALILAQAFMPTDFDWRIGILNRQAIFSCKYMMSRGHWQIYHHHNNGRTTSGSFETLDLKQVPKNVIDTALKAANLIGNGLYGVDLKEINGQVYVIEVNDNPSIDHQVEDAFLGDLLYDRVMTEFLRRIQMRGF; the protein is encoded by the coding sequence ATGGCAAATCTTTTTATTGTGACCGATCATACCGATGACTGGCACCAATATTTCCCTTCCGATCAGGTGATCAACGTTCAAAACTACCTGAACACCAACTGGAAACCGACGCATAAATCGATTCAGGTCGTTAATTTATGCCGCAGTTACGACTATATGAGCAGTGGCTACTATTGCTCACTGATGGCAGAAGCAAGAGGACACCGTGTGATTCCCCGAGTGATGGCGATCAACGATATTCATCAACCGTTTCTGCACTCTTCGAATCTACTCAAGCTGAATAAACTCTATCCGTCTGAACATGCGTTGCAGTGCAAAATTTACTTTGGCCGCACACCGCAAAAAGGATTGGAGAAGCTGGCACGACATCTATTTGAACAGTTCATGATTCCGGTGATTCATCTTGAGCTATCAAGACATAACCAGCAGTGGCATATCAAATCAATTCAGCCATTCCCGTTTCAGGATCTGACCGACCCGGAACAGGACTTCTTTATTGAATCGCTGGAAAAATTTTCCCGTAAAGTGTGGAAGAATCCCAAACAGAATAAAGCATCTCGCTATGATCTTGCGATGCTGATCGATCCGGAGGAAAAAATGCCCCCTTCGGATAAAGCAGCACTCAAGCGATTCCAGAAAGCAGCCCAACGATTAGGCATGAATCTGGAAACCATTACGACGGAGCATCTCTCTCGTTTGGGCGAGTTTGACGGACTATTTATTCGCGCAACCACCAACATCAGCAACGAGACCTATCGTTTTGCGAAGACGGCTGAGAAAATGGGATTAGTCGTGATGGATGATTCCGAATCCATTATGAAATGCACCAATAAAGTCTTTCTGACCGAGTTGCTGCAACGCAATCGTATTCCCGCACCTAAAAGCGTGATTGTGCAAAGCTTTGATCCTGACTGGCAGGAAAAACTGCTCTCTGAGCTGTCATTTCCGATGGTGTTAAAAATTCCTGATGGTGCTTTCTCACGTGGCGTCATCAAAGTGACGGACATTGACTCGCTCAATCAAGAAGCAGCGTTGTTGTTTGAGAAAAGTGCGTTGATTCTGGCTCAGGCGTTCATGCCGACCGACTTTGACTGGCGTATCGGTATTCTCAATCGACAAGCAATTTTCTCATGTAAATATATGATGAGTCGTGGCCACTGGCAGATATATCACCACCATAACAATGGCAGAACAACGTCCGGTAGTTTTGAAACGCTGGATCTCAAGCAAGTACCCAAAAATGTCATCGACACGGCACTGAAAGCCGCCAATTTAATCGGTAATGGTTTATATGGCGTTGACTTGAAAGAGATCAATGGTCAGGTTTATGTGATTGAAGTCAATGATAATCCGAGTATCGATCATCAGGTCGAAGATGCTTTCTTAGGAGACCTACTCTATGATCGGGTTATGACCGAGTTTCTGCGCCGTATTCAGATGCGAGGATTCTGA